In a genomic window of Gloeocapsa sp. PCC 73106:
- a CDS encoding S8 family serine peptidase, protein MSDSNNNNSNPQPIRSFQLDSDFEASLEVQKNDPLARKIGFELAQLYHDSQNNVNSSSFRDNSILQLSQDGRTILTEFVAHNNPSALLSQLQELGLTEASIFGRVISGDFPITQLETLENLSNLNFARPVYTPITNIGSVTSQGDPSMRADIARSTFDVDGSGVTVGAISDSYDFLEGASRDISTGDLPGTGNPLGNTTPVRVLADSNQRDEGRAMLQLVHDVAPGSSLAFHPGYEGQADFANGIIRLANAGARVIADDVIYPTEPFFQDGIIAQAVDQVFARGVAYFSAAFNNGRDSYESDFRGENTTIGNVSYLAHDFDPGSGVDLVQNFRLEPDESIFLSFQWDQPHAQVGGRGSANDLDLFVVNSSNNIIAQSITNNIDGDAVEFVYTINDTDTAQTLGLLLAQHLPSGGPTPGFIKYVDFRRGTNDAEYHTDSSTLFGHANAAGARAVGAAAFYDTPAFGVNPPRLEVYSSVGGIPILFNRAGNRLATPIDRRQPTIVAPDGTNTTFFGRDSSNDPDTLPNFFGTSAAAPHAAAVAALMLQAKPNSTPTEIYNALEQTAIDMGTPGFDRESGFGFIQADAAIQRLIGTTTPTTPSISLSVAPTSVTEDGSTNLVYTFTRTGNTTNPLSNVNFRVRSTAILNSDYTQSGAASWRRRSGRVNFGAGSSTASVTVDPREDTTIESNETVMLTLSNGTGYTVGNPNAATGTIINDDGVPGLSPFNKFNSDLNIFMGDSDAIA, encoded by the coding sequence CAGTGATTTTGAGGCTTCTCTTGAAGTTCAAAAGAATGATCCCTTAGCTAGAAAAATAGGCTTTGAACTCGCTCAATTGTACCATGACTCTCAAAACAATGTAAACTCGAGCAGTTTTCGCGATAACTCGATACTACAACTTTCCCAAGATGGGAGAACAATCTTAACGGAGTTTGTGGCACACAACAATCCCAGCGCTCTGTTGTCTCAATTACAGGAGTTAGGACTAACTGAAGCATCAATTTTTGGACGCGTTATTTCTGGTGATTTCCCCATCACTCAGCTCGAGACGCTAGAAAACTTAAGTAATCTCAATTTTGCCCGACCTGTATACACACCGATTACCAATATTGGATCTGTAACTAGTCAGGGAGATCCCTCAATGCGTGCTGATATTGCTCGCAGCACTTTTGATGTCGACGGTAGCGGTGTGACAGTGGGAGCGATCTCCGATAGCTACGACTTTTTAGAAGGCGCTTCCCGTGACATTTCTACTGGAGACTTACCTGGTACAGGAAATCCCTTGGGCAATACAACTCCTGTCAGGGTATTAGCTGATAGTAATCAAAGGGACGAAGGTAGAGCAATGCTACAGTTGGTACACGACGTAGCTCCAGGCTCTAGTCTAGCATTCCATCCTGGTTATGAAGGTCAAGCTGATTTTGCTAACGGTATTATACGCTTAGCTAACGCAGGCGCTAGAGTAATCGCGGACGATGTTATCTATCCTACAGAACCTTTTTTCCAAGATGGGATTATAGCTCAAGCGGTGGATCAAGTTTTTGCTCGTGGTGTTGCCTATTTCTCGGCAGCATTTAATAATGGGAGAGACTCTTATGAGAGTGATTTTCGGGGAGAAAACACTACTATTGGGAATGTATCCTATCTTGCTCACGATTTCGATCCAGGCTCTGGTGTTGATCTTGTTCAAAATTTTCGCCTCGAGCCCGATGAAAGTATTTTCCTATCTTTTCAGTGGGATCAACCCCACGCTCAAGTGGGTGGTAGGGGCTCAGCTAACGATTTAGATCTTTTTGTGGTTAACAGTTCTAATAATATTATCGCCCAGAGTATTACTAACAACATAGATGGTGATGCCGTAGAGTTTGTGTACACAATAAATGATACTGATACTGCTCAAACTCTGGGATTGTTATTAGCTCAGCACCTACCTTCAGGAGGACCAACACCAGGATTCATTAAATACGTTGATTTCCGGCGTGGCACTAATGATGCTGAGTATCATACCGACAGTTCAACTCTCTTTGGTCACGCTAATGCAGCAGGTGCTAGGGCTGTAGGAGCGGCTGCTTTTTATGATACCCCTGCTTTTGGAGTTAATCCTCCTCGTTTAGAAGTATATTCATCTGTGGGTGGAATACCAATTCTTTTTAATAGAGCGGGTAATCGTCTCGCCACACCGATTGACCGTAGACAACCCACCATAGTAGCACCAGACGGAACGAACACAACCTTTTTTGGTCGGGATAGCTCTAATGATCCTGATACTTTACCCAATTTCTTTGGTACCTCAGCGGCGGCACCTCACGCAGCAGCAGTAGCGGCCTTGATGTTACAAGCCAAACCCAACAGCACTCCGACGGAGATTTATAACGCTCTAGAACAAACCGCCATCGATATGGGAACCCCTGGTTTTGACCGAGAGAGTGGTTTTGGTTTTATTCAAGCGGATGCAGCGATTCAAAGACTTATCGGTACTACTACTCCCACCACTCCCAGTATCAGCCTTAGCGTAGCCCCAACTAGCGTAACAGAAGATGGTAGCACTAACCTCGTGTACACCTTTACTCGCACTGGCAATACCACGAACCCACTGAGTAATGTCAATTTCAGGGTCAGGAGTACGGCCATTTTAAACAGCGATTATACTCAGAGTGGGGCGGCTTCTTGGCGTCGCCGTTCAGGAAGGGTGAATTTTGGGGCGGGCTCAAGTACAGCTAGTGTAACTGTGGATCCTAGAGAAGATACTACCATAGAGTCTAACGAAACGGTGATGCTCACTCTCTCTAACGGTACGGGTTACACAGTGGGAAATCCTAATGCGGCCACAGGTACAATTATTAACGATGATGGCGTCCCCGGATTAAGTCCTTTTAATAAGTTTAATTCGGACTTGAATATCTTTATGGGAGATTCAGATGCGATCGCCTAG